In Nodularia sp. LEGE 06071, one DNA window encodes the following:
- a CDS encoding HNH endonuclease, with translation MSANRFISEATQYQVKQRANFLCEYCHASEQWQYVSFTVDHVIPISKHGANSINNLALACFHCNRQKSDKVKAFDAQTLSEVPLFNPRTDNWQEHFIWSTDTLSVIGLTPTGRATVAALAFNRARIMNIRAADRAIGRHPPPNDPIKN, from the coding sequence TTGTCTGCCAATCGTTTCATTAGTGAAGCTACTCAATATCAAGTCAAACAACGAGCTAATTTTTTGTGCGAATATTGTCATGCTTCGGAACAATGGCAGTATGTCTCCTTCACTGTAGACCATGTAATTCCTATTTCTAAACATGGTGCGAACTCAATTAATAATTTAGCTTTAGCGTGTTTTCATTGCAATCGCCAAAAATCTGATAAGGTGAAAGCATTTGATGCCCAAACATTATCGGAAGTGCCTTTATTTAATCCTCGCACTGATAATTGGCAAGAACACTTTATTTGGTCAACAGATACACTCTCAGTAATTGGCTTGACACCAACAGGACGTGCCACAGTAGCAGCATTAGCATTCAACCGTGCCAGGATAATGAATATTCGTGCTGCTGATCGAGCAATTGGAAGACATCCACCACCAAATGATCCGATTAAAAATTAA
- a CDS encoding cation:proton antiporter, translating to MTSNLLDSPIIQFTILLTVIFTVPPIFERLRIPGLVGLLVAGVVLGQNGLKLLDTNSETVKLLSDIGKVYLMFVAGLEIDLGQFRKTKNRSIVFGILTFLVPLIAGIAVGRLFNFGWNASVLIGSLLASHTLLAYPIVSRLGVVMNEAVTVTVGATIFTDTAALLVLAICVGIHGGEFTILSLVTLLGGLTIYSLIVLFGFDWVGKEFFRRSGDEQSNQFLFILLALFLASVGAQIVGVEKIVGAFLAGLAVNDVVGRSPVKEKIEFIGSVLFIPCFFVDMGLLINIPAFIKTLSSVWLTVVIVVALISSKFIAALLAKLIYRYNNAQMVTMWSLSLPQVAATLAAALVAYQTLNPAGERLISEGVLNSVIVLMLVTSIMGPLITARFAALLQMPQTDFETESLSTWWESHEGQPLEETQNIFTVLVPIYNSKTQRYLIEMAALIAQHESGRILPLAVTKAHVHMDDPQLGISLEQSQQRLKLAKEISQEFDVKVLTSIRIDDDIALAISRTSREQNASLVVMGWSRTTGLRARLFGNVIDSVFWSSHCPVAVTRLVSSPKTIARIIVPIGDLRPQTISAWRFAEMLADVNKAEVVLLHVSNSKTPSNLVEEFTTQLSDIVAKSQLQVNTNIQIIIDDDVAKAIVREAQSFDLAVLRSVRYRTTGGLAVSQVTTQVIEELTGSIVLLGEAHL from the coding sequence ATGACATCAAACTTACTTGACAGTCCCATTATTCAGTTTACAATTCTTCTGACAGTAATTTTCACTGTCCCGCCTATATTTGAGCGACTGCGAATACCTGGATTAGTTGGTTTGCTGGTAGCAGGTGTAGTGCTAGGGCAAAATGGGTTAAAGCTTTTAGACACCAACTCTGAAACAGTGAAACTGCTTTCAGATATCGGCAAAGTTTATTTAATGTTTGTTGCCGGATTGGAAATTGATTTAGGACAGTTTCGCAAAACGAAAAATCGCTCAATCGTCTTTGGAATTCTCACATTTTTAGTGCCATTAATTGCTGGTATAGCTGTGGGGCGATTGTTCAATTTTGGCTGGAATGCTTCGGTTCTGATTGGTTCTTTACTAGCCTCCCATACTCTGTTGGCCTATCCCATCGTCAGTCGTTTGGGAGTTGTGATGAATGAAGCCGTGACAGTTACAGTCGGGGCCACAATTTTTACTGACACAGCTGCTTTGTTAGTCCTAGCAATTTGTGTAGGAATTCATGGGGGAGAATTCACAATCCTGAGTTTAGTAACTTTATTAGGTGGATTAACAATTTACTCTCTCATTGTGTTATTTGGCTTTGATTGGGTAGGTAAAGAATTTTTTCGCCGTTCAGGAGATGAACAAAGTAATCAATTCTTATTCATTCTACTAGCTTTATTTTTGGCATCTGTGGGAGCGCAGATAGTTGGAGTTGAAAAAATTGTTGGGGCATTTTTAGCCGGTTTAGCAGTCAATGATGTTGTGGGACGCAGCCCAGTTAAAGAAAAAATTGAATTTATCGGCAGCGTCTTATTTATCCCTTGTTTCTTTGTCGATATGGGATTGTTAATTAATATCCCGGCATTTATCAAAACCCTCAGTTCAGTTTGGCTGACAGTAGTAATTGTCGTAGCTTTGATTTCTAGCAAATTTATAGCGGCATTATTAGCAAAGTTAATTTACCGCTACAACAATGCACAAATGGTGACAATGTGGTCGTTATCACTGCCACAGGTAGCAGCGACATTAGCAGCAGCCTTGGTTGCCTATCAAACATTAAATCCTGCTGGTGAAAGGCTCATTAGTGAAGGTGTCTTAAATAGTGTGATTGTCCTCATGCTAGTTACTTCCATTATGGGGCCATTAATCACAGCCAGATTTGCCGCGTTATTACAAATGCCCCAGACAGATTTTGAAACAGAAAGTCTCTCAACTTGGTGGGAAAGTCATGAAGGACAGCCGCTAGAAGAAACTCAGAATATATTCACTGTTTTAGTCCCAATATATAACTCTAAAACACAGCGTTATTTGATTGAAATGGCAGCCTTAATAGCTCAACATGAATCTGGGCGAATTTTGCCATTAGCTGTTACTAAAGCTCATGTTCACATGGATGATCCACAATTAGGAATATCACTAGAACAAAGTCAGCAAAGATTAAAATTAGCTAAAGAAATCAGTCAAGAATTTGATGTGAAAGTGTTAACTTCAATTCGCATTGATGATGATATAGCTTTGGCAATTAGCCGCACCAGTCGTGAACAAAATGCGAGTTTAGTCGTAATGGGTTGGTCTCGAACCACAGGTTTACGCGCCCGCTTATTTGGTAATGTCATCGATAGCGTTTTCTGGTCTTCTCACTGTCCGGTTGCAGTCACACGCCTGGTAAGTAGTCCCAAGACAATTGCCCGAATTATTGTGCCAATTGGAGATTTAAGACCTCAAACCATCAGCGCTTGGCGGTTTGCAGAAATGTTGGCTGATGTGAATAAGGCAGAGGTTGTACTATTACACGTTTCTAATAGCAAAACTCCTTCTAATTTAGTAGAAGAATTTACAACTCAATTGTCTGATATTGTTGCTAAAAGTCAGTTACAGGTAAATACAAATATCCAAATTATTATCGATGATGATGTTGCTAAAGCCATAGTTCGGGAAGCTCAATCCTTTGATTTAGCTGTGTTACGTTCTGTCCGTTATCGTACCACAGGTGGGTTAGCTGTCAGCCAAGTGACAACTCAGGTGATTGAAGAGTTAACAGGTTCTATTGTGTTATTAGGAGAGGCACATCTTTAG
- the purE gene encoding 5-(carboxyamino)imidazole ribonucleotide mutase, whose product MAPLIGIIMGSDSDLPTMKDAIAICEEFGVEVEVAIVSAHRTPEHMVQYAQQAHERGLKVIIAGAGGAAHLPGMVAALTPLPVIGVPVATRNLQGVDSLYSIVQMPGGIPVATVAIGNAKNAGLLAVQILATQQPKLLEKVQQYRQSLSESVMAKQAKLEQLGYEQYLQQELL is encoded by the coding sequence ATGGCTCCTTTAATCGGTATTATCATGGGCAGCGATTCAGACTTGCCCACCATGAAAGATGCGATCGCAATTTGTGAAGAATTTGGCGTTGAGGTTGAAGTAGCAATTGTTTCTGCCCATCGGACTCCAGAACACATGGTGCAGTATGCCCAACAAGCCCATGAAAGAGGGCTGAAGGTAATTATTGCCGGGGCGGGCGGCGCAGCCCATCTTCCCGGAATGGTAGCAGCTTTAACCCCACTGCCTGTAATTGGCGTACCTGTAGCCACACGCAACTTACAAGGAGTTGATTCTTTATATTCCATTGTACAGATGCCTGGCGGTATCCCAGTCGCAACAGTGGCAATAGGTAACGCGAAGAATGCTGGGCTGTTGGCGGTGCAAATTCTCGCTACCCAGCAACCAAAATTACTGGAAAAAGTCCAACAATACCGCCAAAGTCTCTCTGAATCGGTAATGGCAAAGCAAGCCAAACTAGAACAACTGGGCTATGAGCAATATTTGCAACAAGAATTGTTGTAG
- a CDS encoding DUF423 domain-containing protein, with protein MAQIFISIAAVLGGLSVGAGAFAAHALKEKISERSLEIFDTGARYQMYHALALLLVALLISRTTSPQPMLIATGWLFIIGIAIFSGSLYALSLTGLKYLGAITPLGGVAFLIGWGTLAFAAWGLKF; from the coding sequence ATGGCACAAATATTTATCAGCATAGCTGCCGTTTTAGGCGGTTTATCTGTAGGCGCAGGTGCTTTCGCTGCCCATGCGTTGAAAGAAAAGATTAGTGAGCGATCGCTAGAAATCTTCGATACTGGCGCACGTTACCAAATGTACCACGCTTTGGCACTTTTGTTAGTAGCTTTATTAATTAGTCGCACAACATCGCCTCAACCAATGTTAATAGCTACTGGGTGGTTATTCATCATTGGTATTGCGATTTTCTCAGGTAGCTTGTACGCCCTGAGTCTAACCGGTTTGAAATACTTGGGTGCAATTACCCCTTTAGGTGGTGTAGCTTTTCTCATTGGTTGGGGGACTTTAGCTTTTGCAGCTTGGGGTTTGAAGTTTTAA
- a CDS encoding ammonium transporter → MYKQKSKRKNRQPFAKKSPTNTQLNANFQKFKLAIKKLSPSWQACLPLACLIVLGWGYVAVAQTPDAGPTTAELKVALDTLWVAIAAFLVFFMNAGFGMLETGFCRQKNAVNVLSKNLIVFALASIAFWAIGFGIMFGNGNDFFGMSGFFLSGGGDNSPVTGDAYQGVFSSLSWAGVPLAAKFLFQLAFAGTAATIVSGAVAERIKFVDFLIFSLLLVGIAYPVTGHWIWGGGWLSQFGFWDFAGSTVVHSVGGWAALMGAAFLGPRLGKYQDQQVVAIPGHNMSIATLGCLILWLGWFGFNPGSTMAADANAIAHIALTTNMAAAAGAVGATGTAWIYLGKPDLSMIINGVLAGLVAITASCAYVSIPASLIIGFIGGVLVVFSVTLFDKIRIDDPVGATSVHLICGIWGTLAVGLWSVGPGVYSWYGEGAGPIAGLFAGGGLGQLFIQLVGVLCVGGMTVVLSSIFWLFLKAAFGGIRVSREEELEGLDISEHGMEAYHGFLTETNPGGFPEGYGSSGISQDKF, encoded by the coding sequence ATGTACAAACAAAAGTCGAAAAGAAAAAATCGGCAACCTTTTGCGAAAAAATCCCCTACAAATACACAACTTAATGCAAACTTTCAGAAATTTAAGCTAGCAATTAAGAAACTCTCTCCTAGCTGGCAAGCCTGCTTACCTTTAGCTTGTTTAATAGTTTTGGGCTGGGGTTATGTCGCAGTTGCCCAAACACCAGATGCCGGGCCAACAACAGCAGAACTAAAAGTGGCGCTGGATACTCTTTGGGTAGCGATCGCGGCTTTTTTAGTATTCTTTATGAATGCTGGTTTTGGGATGTTAGAAACTGGCTTCTGTCGGCAGAAAAACGCTGTCAACGTTCTCTCAAAAAACTTAATTGTTTTTGCTCTAGCTAGTATTGCCTTTTGGGCAATTGGCTTTGGGATTATGTTTGGCAATGGCAATGACTTCTTCGGAATGTCTGGCTTTTTCCTTTCAGGAGGAGGAGATAACAGTCCTGTAACAGGCGATGCTTATCAAGGTGTCTTCAGTTCTCTGAGTTGGGCGGGTGTGCCGTTAGCCGCCAAGTTTTTATTTCAATTGGCATTTGCCGGAACTGCGGCCACAATTGTTTCTGGTGCGGTTGCCGAACGGATTAAATTTGTTGACTTCTTAATCTTCAGCCTCCTACTTGTCGGTATTGCCTATCCAGTCACCGGACATTGGATTTGGGGTGGTGGTTGGTTAAGTCAGTTTGGATTCTGGGATTTTGCTGGTTCTACCGTCGTTCACTCAGTTGGTGGTTGGGCTGCTTTAATGGGAGCCGCATTTCTGGGGCCACGCCTCGGTAAATATCAAGATCAGCAAGTTGTGGCTATACCTGGTCACAATATGAGTATTGCTACCTTGGGCTGTTTAATTCTTTGGTTGGGCTGGTTTGGTTTTAACCCCGGTTCCACAATGGCTGCTGATGCCAATGCGATCGCTCATATAGCTCTCACCACTAACATGGCTGCTGCGGCGGGTGCAGTTGGCGCTACAGGTACAGCTTGGATTTACTTAGGTAAGCCAGACTTATCAATGATTATCAATGGCGTTTTGGCTGGCTTGGTAGCCATTACAGCTTCTTGTGCTTACGTGAGTATTCCGGCTTCTTTAATCATTGGTTTCATTGGCGGAGTCCTAGTAGTGTTCTCCGTGACCCTCTTTGATAAAATCCGCATTGATGACCCAGTAGGAGCCACCTCAGTTCACTTAATTTGCGGTATCTGGGGAACTCTAGCCGTTGGACTCTGGTCTGTCGGACCTGGTGTTTATTCCTGGTATGGTGAAGGTGCAGGCCCCATTGCGGGTTTATTTGCTGGTGGTGGCTTGGGACAGTTATTCATTCAACTCGTTGGAGTTCTGTGTGTTGGTGGGATGACCGTTGTTCTCAGCAGCATCTTCTGGCTATTCCTCAAGGCTGCTTTCGGTGGTATCCGAGTATCTCGTGAAGAGGAATTAGAAGGTTTGGATATCAGCGAACACGGTATGGAAGCATATCACGGATTTCTCACAGAAACTAACCCTGGAGGATTCCCCGAAGGATATGGTTCCAGCGGCATATCACAAGACAAATTTTAA
- the pruA gene encoding L-glutamate gamma-semialdehyde dehydrogenase gives MVLQVKTSTYEAKTQEIAKQLLSATQENRSFLGSLRDQMRWDDKLLAWAMSNPGLRVQLFRFIDTLPALQNKPEIAAHLQEYLGEESVELPSALKGMLNFANPDSMPGQVAATTVSTAVETLAHKYISGENIKQVIKTVERLRKDKMAFTIDLLGEAVITETEAQSYLERYLELMQQLVEASKNWAVIPAIDQADGESIPQVQVSVKLTAFYSQFDPLDAQGSEERVSDRIRILLRRAKELGASVHFDMEQYAYKDLTLNILQKLLLEDEFRQRTDIGVTIQAYLRDSEEDAKKLISWLQQRGYPLTVRLVKGAYWDQETIKAEQKHWKQPVYNDKAATDANFETITQLLLENHQYVYAAIGSHNVRSQARAIAIAESLNVPRRHFEMQVLYGMGDKLAKALVDQGYRVRVYCPYGELLPGMAYLIRRLLENTANSSFLRQNLENRPIEELLAPPIPASPSLAGGNEGGFLGAADTDYAEEEATMKSAEAFELVRQQLGRTYLPLVNGEYVNTSEFVDSLNPSNFSEVVGQVGLMSVAQAEEAMQAAKAAFPAWKKTPVQQRAGVLRKAADLMESRRAELAAWIVLEVGKPVKEADGEVSEAIDFCRYYADEMERLDAGVNYDVAGETNRYIYQARGIVVVISPWNFPLAIACGMTVAALVAGNCTLLKPAETSSVITAKLTEILVEAGIPKGVFQYVPGKGSEVGAYLVNHADTHIIAFTGSQEVGCRIYAEAATLKPGQKHMKRVIAEMGGKNAIIVDESADLDQAVVGVVQSAFGYSGQKCSACSRVIVLSPVYDAFVRRLVEATKSLNIGEAELPSTQVGPVIDAKARDRILEYIQKGKTEAQVALELTAPAQGYYIGPVIFSEVPADATIAQQEIFGPVLAVTRVKNFAEALAVANGTNYALTGGLYSRTPSHIQQAQTDFEVGNVYINRNITGAIVARQPFGGYKLSGVGSKAGGPDYLLQFLEPRTVTENIQRQGFAPIEGAE, from the coding sequence GTGGTATTACAAGTAAAAACCAGCACCTATGAAGCTAAAACTCAAGAAATTGCCAAACAGCTTCTCTCAGCTACCCAAGAAAATCGCTCGTTTTTAGGTTCCCTACGGGATCAAATGCGCTGGGATGATAAATTACTAGCTTGGGCAATGAGTAATCCTGGTTTACGGGTGCAACTATTTCGGTTTATCGACACATTACCCGCTTTACAAAATAAACCAGAAATTGCTGCACATTTACAAGAATATTTAGGAGAAGAATCTGTAGAGTTACCCTCAGCCTTAAAGGGGATGCTGAATTTTGCTAACCCTGATTCTATGCCGGGACAAGTGGCGGCGACTACTGTTTCTACAGCTGTGGAAACTTTGGCGCATAAATATATTTCTGGGGAAAACATTAAACAAGTCATTAAAACAGTTGAACGACTGCGTAAAGATAAAATGGCGTTCACCATTGATTTACTTGGTGAAGCGGTAATTACTGAAACTGAAGCCCAGTCTTATTTAGAACGCTATCTCGAATTGATGCAGCAATTGGTGGAAGCATCAAAGAATTGGGCAGTAATTCCGGCTATTGATCAAGCTGATGGGGAATCCATACCACAAGTTCAAGTTTCTGTCAAGTTAACAGCGTTTTATTCCCAATTTGACCCCTTAGATGCTCAGGGTAGTGAAGAGAGAGTGAGCGATCGCATTCGTATTTTATTACGTCGGGCGAAAGAATTAGGCGCATCTGTGCATTTTGACATGGAACAGTACGCCTACAAAGATTTAACTCTGAATATTCTGCAAAAGCTATTGTTAGAAGATGAGTTTCGACAACGTACAGATATTGGGGTGACAATCCAAGCATATCTGCGTGATAGTGAAGAGGATGCTAAAAAGCTGATTTCTTGGTTACAACAGCGCGGTTATCCTCTTACAGTTCGGTTAGTGAAAGGCGCATATTGGGATCAGGAAACGATTAAGGCTGAACAAAAGCACTGGAAACAGCCAGTTTATAACGATAAAGCGGCTACAGATGCCAACTTTGAAACTATTACTCAGTTGTTGTTAGAAAATCACCAATATGTGTATGCTGCTATTGGGAGTCATAATGTGCGATCGCAAGCTCGTGCAATTGCGATCGCCGAAAGTTTAAATGTCCCTCGTCGTCACTTTGAAATGCAAGTGTTGTATGGGATGGGGGATAAATTAGCTAAGGCTTTGGTGGATCAGGGTTATCGCGTGAGAGTTTACTGTCCTTACGGTGAGTTGTTACCGGGGATGGCTTATTTAATTCGGCGGTTGTTGGAAAATACGGCTAATAGTTCGTTTTTACGGCAAAATCTAGAAAATAGACCGATTGAGGAATTACTCGCGCCACCAATTCCAGCCTCCCCCTCGCTTGCGGGGGGAAATGAGGGGGGGTTCCTCGGTGCGGCGGATACAGATTATGCAGAAGAGGAAGCAACAATGAAGTCTGCTGAAGCTTTTGAATTGGTTCGTCAACAATTGGGTAGGACTTATTTACCTTTGGTGAATGGGGAGTATGTGAATACTTCGGAGTTTGTTGATTCGCTGAATCCTTCTAATTTTAGTGAGGTGGTGGGTCAGGTTGGTTTAATGAGTGTGGCACAGGCGGAAGAGGCGATGCAGGCTGCTAAGGCGGCTTTTCCTGCTTGGAAGAAAACTCCTGTGCAGCAAAGGGCTGGAGTTCTCAGGAAGGCGGCTGATTTGATGGAGTCACGCCGGGCTGAACTTGCGGCTTGGATTGTTTTGGAGGTGGGGAAACCTGTTAAGGAAGCAGATGGGGAGGTTTCTGAGGCGATAGATTTTTGTCGCTACTATGCTGATGAGATGGAACGTCTGGATGCAGGTGTAAACTATGACGTAGCTGGGGAAACGAATCGTTATATTTACCAGGCTAGGGGAATTGTTGTGGTGATTTCTCCCTGGAATTTCCCGTTAGCGATCGCCTGTGGAATGACTGTGGCTGCTTTGGTTGCCGGGAATTGTACTTTGCTCAAACCTGCGGAAACTTCCTCGGTAATTACTGCGAAACTCACGGAAATTTTAGTAGAGGCTGGTATACCTAAAGGTGTATTTCAATACGTCCCCGGCAAGGGTTCCGAAGTTGGTGCTTACTTGGTAAATCATGCTGATACTCACATCATTGCTTTTACTGGTTCTCAGGAAGTGGGTTGTCGCATTTATGCAGAAGCCGCAACGCTGAAACCTGGACAAAAGCACATGAAGCGGGTAATTGCCGAAATGGGCGGAAAGAATGCAATTATCGTTGATGAAAGTGCCGATTTAGACCAAGCTGTGGTCGGAGTAGTACAGTCAGCCTTTGGTTACAGTGGGCAAAAGTGTTCTGCCTGTTCGCGGGTAATTGTCCTGTCACCGGTATATGATGCTTTTGTGCGGCGGTTAGTAGAGGCGACGAAATCTTTAAATATTGGTGAAGCTGAGTTACCCAGTACCCAAGTTGGCCCAGTCATTGATGCTAAGGCACGCGATCGCATCCTGGAGTATATTCAGAAGGGTAAAACAGAAGCACAAGTAGCACTGGAATTAACAGCACCTGCACAAGGATATTATATTGGTCCTGTGATTTTTAGTGAAGTGCCAGCTGATGCGACTATTGCCCAGCAAGAAATATTTGGTCCAGTATTAGCTGTAACGAGAGTGAAGAATTTTGCTGAAGCTTTAGCAGTGGCTAATGGGACTAATTATGCTTTAACTGGGGGGCTTTATTCTAGAACGCCTTCCCACATTCAGCAAGCACAGACGGATTTTGAAGTCGGGAATGTGTATATTAACCGCAATATTACAGGTGCGATTGTAGCTAGGCAACCTTTTGGTGGTTACAAACTTTCTGGTGTGGGTTCTAAGGCTGGAGGCCCTGATTATCTTCTGCAATTCTTAGAACCCCGCACGGTTACGGAAAATATTCAACGCCAGGGTTTTGCACCCATTGAAGGCGCGGAGTAA
- the bchM gene encoding magnesium protoporphyrin IX methyltransferase, with protein sequence MNVADDKTIVREYFNSTGFDRWRRIYGDGEVNKVQLDIRNGHQQTVDTVIGWLKDDGNLPELSICDAGCGVGSLSIPLAADGAKIYASDISEKMVTEAKDRALATLANSENTTFAVQDLESLSGSYHTVICLDVLIHYPQEKADEMVSHLCSLAESRVIMSFAPKNCALTILKKIGSFFPGPSKATRAYLHREADVVKILESNGFAVQRQAMTKTRFYYSRLLEAIRK encoded by the coding sequence ATGAACGTAGCCGACGATAAAACGATTGTTCGCGAGTATTTTAATTCCACAGGTTTTGACCGGTGGCGGCGAATTTACGGCGATGGTGAAGTCAATAAAGTCCAGTTAGATATCCGCAATGGACACCAGCAAACCGTAGATACAGTTATTGGCTGGTTGAAGGATGATGGTAATTTACCCGAATTATCAATCTGTGATGCGGGTTGTGGTGTGGGTAGTCTGAGCATCCCCTTGGCGGCAGATGGTGCTAAAATCTATGCTAGTGATATTTCTGAGAAAATGGTTACAGAAGCTAAGGATAGAGCTTTAGCAACGTTGGCAAATTCGGAGAATACCACTTTCGCTGTCCAGGATTTAGAATCCTTGAGTGGTAGCTACCATACGGTTATTTGCTTAGATGTTTTGATTCATTATCCTCAAGAAAAAGCGGATGAGATGGTTTCTCACCTTTGTTCTTTGGCAGAATCAAGGGTAATTATGAGTTTTGCGCCCAAAAACTGCGCTTTGACTATACTGAAGAAAATTGGCAGTTTCTTTCCTGGGCCAAGTAAAGCAACTCGCGCCTATCTCCACCGTGAGGCTGATGTGGTGAAAATCCTGGAAAGTAATGGCTTTGCGGTACAACGCCAAGCGATGACTAAGACTCGTTTTTATTACTCACGTTTACTGGAAGCTATACGTAAATAA
- the nagA gene encoding N-acetylglucosamine-6-phosphate deacetylase, producing the protein MITKATQNPIDIINARVTGYQDLQRISVNHQGIIEQISPMSPVVTGCESSLDVGGDRISLGGVDLQINGALGLAFPDLNPENAEIMPKISQFLWDVGVDGFLPTLVTTSIENIQRAIAIIADILPTQKVGAKILGVHLEGPFLNYQKRGAHPDEYLLPLTIDQVKRVLGNYAHVVKVITLAPELDTTGEVIPYLRSLGIIVSLGHSQGTAAQAQAAFKQGATMVTHAFNAMPPLHHREPGLLGAAIIHPDVMCGFIADGEHVTPTMLQILLRASNEAQGLFLVSDALAPLGLPDGVYPWDSRQIEVKNGTARLADGTLSGTTLPLLLGVQNLVNWGVCDLESAIALATNAPRQAMNLPGIISSPVANLLRWQKNESTKQLTWQRLFT; encoded by the coding sequence ATGATCACCAAAGCAACACAAAACCCCATAGACATTATCAATGCGCGAGTCACTGGTTATCAAGATTTACAAAGAATCTCAGTTAACCATCAGGGGATAATTGAGCAAATCTCGCCCATGAGTCCGGTAGTTACAGGCTGTGAGTCCTCACTAGATGTTGGCGGTGATCGGATTTCTTTGGGCGGTGTTGATTTACAGATTAATGGGGCGTTAGGGTTGGCATTTCCCGATTTAAATCCTGAAAATGCGGAGATTATGCCTAAAATATCCCAATTTCTCTGGGATGTAGGGGTAGATGGATTTTTACCAACCTTAGTCACAACTTCAATAGAAAATATACAGCGCGCGATCGCCATAATTGCTGATATTCTCCCCACGCAAAAAGTAGGTGCAAAGATTTTGGGGGTACATCTAGAAGGGCCATTTTTAAACTACCAAAAGCGGGGCGCACACCCAGACGAGTATTTATTACCTCTGACAATTGATCAGGTAAAAAGAGTTTTGGGAAATTATGCCCATGTTGTGAAAGTGATCACCTTAGCGCCAGAATTAGACACCACTGGGGAAGTAATCCCATATTTGCGTTCTTTGGGGATAATTGTGAGTTTAGGGCATTCCCAGGGAACAGCAGCCCAAGCACAAGCTGCTTTTAAACAGGGGGCAACAATGGTAACCCATGCTTTCAACGCCATGCCGCCATTACATCATCGCGAACCGGGACTATTAGGTGCAGCAATTATCCATCCTGATGTTATGTGTGGTTTTATTGCCGACGGTGAACACGTTACACCAACTATGCTGCAAATTCTCCTCCGCGCCAGCAATGAAGCACAAGGGCTATTTTTGGTGAGTGATGCCCTCGCACCTCTGGGGCTACCCGATGGCGTGTATCCTTGGGACAGTCGGCAGATTGAAGTGAAAAACGGTACAGCCAGATTAGCCGATGGGACTTTATCAGGGACGACTTTACCCTTATTGCTGGGAGTGCAAAACTTGGTAAACTGGGGAGTGTGTGATCTAGAAAGTGCGATCGCCTTGGCTACAAATGCACCGAGACAAGCGATGAATTTACCCGGCATTATTTCTAGTCCAGTTGCCAATTTGTTACGCTGGCAGAAGAATGAAAGTACAAAACAATTAACTTGGCAAAGATTATTTACCTGA